TGCCAGTTCCAAATTGGAAGAACTTTGATAAGTAAAAGACGACTGATTGCAGTAAAATGTGTTCCAACAAAATCAAGTTGGGCTGCTAGACAAGCTAAAGTTCCAAGGACAATCAGAACAAGCGTTCCACGGAAAACAAGCTGTAGCCAAGAACGTCGCATTGCAGCCACCAACGGTTGACAAATAATATCCATTTCTTCTTCTGTGAAACCAGCCTGTTGACAATATCTACAAACCAGTCATATGAAATataatgataattaattaaaatcatgtaatgtaatataattaatatattaaaaatattttaccatgtatataatatataaaatactggTAAAAGAATAATTAGATAATGTAAAGAGTTAATAGAAGATTAATAACAAACATGTGAACAATATGTTTACATATGAACAATACAAAAATATGTCATTCTTTGGAACAAAGCTAAAAACATTAATAAGAAccaatattatacaaattttagaTAGAAAAactatatctatatacataaaagaaaattaatttacttGTAAAATGCATTCAACTCATCATCTATTAATCGTAGTTTTTCCGAATGTGACATTTCTTGCTGTTCTTTAACATAATTTTTGCGTAACTGTTTAACACATTTACTATTCGACATCTTCTGATTTCTAGTCAATAGAAATTCCTAttgttattcgttaaatttctaTGGTTCACTGTCTGGAGCTGAAAAAACAAACCAGTTATTATCGAACAGGAATACTATCCGTACATGCGCAGATTTTCGTATTACTCCCGCGAACATATTGATTGTTTATTGCCGTTGAATATATCGCGGTAAAATATGGCCAATTTTGAAGCTTGTTTATGACTATGAAAAACGTCAACGTATagcataaatacataaaatacatttcatttacataaaaataaaaagttgctacatatttaaaataaaaaaggcATATTAGAAAAGTAACTTAAATTAATTATGTATATCTAGTTAAAACAGATCTTAAAAAacagtatttaaaataaaaaaggagCATACTAAAAGAGGCTCTACTTATCTTTCCAATGTacaaattattgttattattttcatatttatctcttttcgttttcttttttgcaTCAAGTTGTCCCTCCATCTGCAAATAATACGTAGTTAAgagtttattatttttcaaatttatattaaacatttttataagTAACATATAATGAAGATAACTATTCAACTATAATCACTTAAGTTTTGttctaaatatacatataaaaataatttctttagtAAAAGATTGACTGCTATAATTTGTTCAAATTCAGCTTGCATATGTGTGTATGTCATTGATATCACCGATATAAAGCAGTATAGatagaattattaaatataatgatttaattaagactaggtttaattaatttattgaaacgttgaaatattagtattattattactttaaagAAACTTCGTAACAATGTACAAAATAAGGTTACTTGGTACGTCTTCATTTAAAAAGTGCTATTTTAGAGATaaaaatataagatataaaaacCTAATGATTAATTTTCTGCTGCAGTTGCACAAAATATAACCACAatctataataatattactcGAAATATTGCATCTCTTTCTATGCTATCAGAGACTCATCAGATGTTACACAAAACATGCAGGTACTTATAtatttacttataatatttttattcctgTAAAGATAATGCTTCTCTCTCTTAAACTGATTTATTACActtattttaaattacaatCTGTAATcttataatacatatttttttcttctgcaatgtaatttattttatttattctataataaatattattatagggACTTTGCAGAAGGAGAATTAAAGCCTTTAGCGGGAGAAATAGACAAGAAACATCTTTATCcaaaagaacaaataaaaaaaatgggTGAACTGGGTTTAATGAGCATAACAGTTCCCGAAAATGTAGGTGGAACTGGGCTTGATTATTTGGCTTATGTTATTGCAATGGAAGAAATATCTAGAGCTTGTGCCAGTACAGGTGTTATAATGAGTGTACATAATTCCCTATATTTAGGTCCTATAGAAAAATTTGGTAGTAAAAatcagaaagaaaaatatatcacTCCTTTTACAAATGGTAATAAGATTGGATGTTTTGCTCTTAGTGAACCAGGCAATGGTAGTGATGCAGGTGCTGCTTCTACTACTGCCAAATTAAATGGatctaattatataattaatggTACAAAATCATGGATAACAAATGCATATGAATCGGATGCAATTATCTTGTTTGCTACAACAGACAAATCTAAAAAGCATAAAGGTATAAGTACATTCATAATTGACAAACTTACAAAAGGACTCAGTGTTGGTAAGAAAGAAGATAAATTAGGTATTCATGGAAGCAGTACCTGTTCGTTAATATTTGAAGATTGTAACTTaccaaaagaaaatatattaggAGAACCAGGAATGGGTTTTAAAATAGCAATGATGACTCTAGGTATGAAATAAACTAACATCCATATAAATGCAACATCTATAAGTGTAGTAACTAAATTACATTTCTAGATGCTGGCAGAATAGGCATTGCTGCTCAAGCTTTAGGCATAGCTCAAGCATCTCTGGACTGTGCGGTTGAGTATGCAGCAAAACGACAAGCATTTGGTAATTCTATCATAAAGCTACAAATAATTCAACAAAAAATTGCTGACATGGCACTAAAATTAGAAAGTTCAAGATTATTAACATGGCGAGCAGCCGCACTTAAGGATAATAATAAACCTTATACAAAGGTATgacaaaacaaaataattaagcTTAAATGTAATCAATAATTTTCTTGTTCCTGTTTAGGAAGCAGCTATGGCAAAGTTGTCGGCATCTGAAACATCTACTTTTTGTACTCATCAATGTATACAAATTTTAGGTGGTATGGGTTACGTTACTGATATGCCGGCAGAACGTCATTACAGAGATGCACGTATTACGGAAATTTATGAAGGTACATCAGAAATACAAAGACTAGTTATTGCTGCAAATATTATCAAAGAATATAATCTTAATTGAAGTATTTagatgtaatatatatttttttactaaaACCCTTTATatgcaagcaaaatatttttatatattccattaattttttatatatatatatctgtttcTTACATGAgaaaaaatcaataaattttatatattatgattGCAAAGTAGCTTTTTTCCTACATGAGTCAACgtcacaaaatatatatatatatatatatatatatttacatatatatatatatatgtaaatatcgcaaaatattatatacatatgtatgtatgtctgTCTATACTAATGCTGCATTATCAGTTTCTTAGTAACATCGTAGGAATTTCTATTCGCGATTTCTACCCTGCTCGTTATGGGGTAATGGCTAATAGATCATCTATTAAAGTAAGATTAATGCATAGAGATGGTAGACACTGCTCATAAtgagattttattttaaaatctcTACTAATATTGTAATTCGATAAGATCGCACATCATACTTAAAGACTAAATTCACAACTGAGCAGCATGAACTCTAATACTCCCTGTATTAAGACCTCAAAACTTTAATGAATATTTTGTCTAAATTGCATTTCTAAAACTATCTTAAATACTACACTATAGATCCCAGTATAACAGAtaacaatatacatataatttgtgCAAACGACAATTACGGTTTTCCAACTATATTCTTACCGAATTCTTTCTTTGCTTTTGCATAAGCAAACATGTTGGATATGACATTTAAATTCCATTTGTTGTACAGAGATCTATTGGAATGCAAAGAAATATATAAGTGTATGTAACATTTCAATCAGAATTTCATTGTATGCCTCTTTTTATATACAATAGTGCACTCTTTCAGTGTTTGCCGACTTTCACATTGACAtagttttttcttctttcatatatatgtatatctgtatatcaattcagttattttatataattattttcatatttttcacaaATAATATGTTAGTACAATAATTAAAATTGATTTAATTAAGGTTTATCAAGTTGGTCCTAATTTTGATGCAtagattttcttttaattccttAATTAGAAGCAAGAAACGTAAGCAAAgcacaattattataatttactaaTCATTTGTCATTTTGTCTATTCCTAATTGTAATATTGAATGTTAGTAAATTATCACAAAATCAATTGTCATTCATAGAACTGCTAAAAtagttttgtttaatttttctgATTATTACATACTATATAATTGAGCTTGAAAAACCTCAGGCCATGTTATATAAACTTATTAAAACAAtggttatataaatatagtgaTATTTCTCTTGACTTCAAACCATAACATAATGAATCTAAAACACAAATCGCGAACTGTCATTGGACTCACAATCTTTGTGtcaaacgttcttatttgtgtTATGCAGCAAGCATTCCAAACgacttatttataaattttaatatcgaacTACTATGGTGTTAAATAacaattacatttttttccacctatattgatttttatcgaACTGTACTCTTttcttggatattttatacatcaTATAAGTTGAACTGATCTGTGTAtcagctctctctctcttattaTTGGCTATATTATAATCTTTGACTGTAGATACATTTATCTAAAACGcttgtaaatgtaaataaattaaaatcataAGTAATTGTAGTAGACACAGAATCTAGACACTTAAATTCTGGAAATTGTCCCGATCCTGCAGGATCGCCTATGACAAAACATATGTGAGTGTATTTCTATAGGTATGCATATGTATCTGAGACATATAAGGAAATTGATTTAACCATTTGTAATAGAAGCTATCAAAGCCTCAATCATCAGCTCGCATACCCCTTACTTCTCCTTGATCTCTTtgctgaaaaatttaaagattatTTGCAATTAAGTGTGAGGTATAAATTGCAGTAATTTAAAGTGAAAAAGTTACTTACTCTATCTAATTCTTCTTTTGTGCTTTCCTCAATTGCTCTAATATCTTCCATAGTTAAACCATACCAACGATCTATCCAACAAAAGACTTGCCTATGGAAGTTAGTAAAAAGACGCCTTTCTGCTTTTTGTATAAAGTTTTCAACACGACTTTGTAGACCAAACCATTTAAATTCACAAGTGACTAACTTATAGCATGTCATTACAGGTTGAACATTATTCTTCCAATCTTTACCTATAAGAGGACCCCGACCTGTTTTCACAGATTTAAATTTGGTTGGGTCCTCATCCTCTTTGTAATCAGTACTTGCAATTGGATCATTTGCAATATCTATATGTATTACTTCTCTTATCTTTAATTTATCAGGAGGTAATTCATGAACctattaattagaaaataataatataatacataaaaaacaaaatgaagtattttttttaatttttatacacaCATTATGTTGATTTCCAACATCATCAATGTGAAATGATTCGATCATAATTACAAAGTGTTCTTTCATATATCCAGGATTCTGTACAAAAGATAATAATAGATCAAAATACACATCAGAAAATcattaggaatatttttgtgaACAAATTGTACTTACAGTAATGACCGTTTTGCAATAAGGATAAGCATTCCAAGCTTCCTCATGAATTTCTAAGGAATTCTTTGGCAGCATAATGCGAATAAAAGCAGGCACTTTACTAGCTAAATGATAAATCTTGTATGTATATTGACCTGAAGAATATTTGCCACCAAGCAAAGGATAATTTGTGAATGGCTCATTTTTTAGTACTTGTATACCCTCTCCTCCTCCAGTATTATTTTTGCTAGCTTCTGCTACAGAATACAGCTGAGCCACTTGATACTGCCATAAAGTAAATCACATTTTATAATAGATATCATAAAgacagtaaaaaatatattttaataacaaaaatgtataaaataaaaaataacaccTAATTACCTAAAAGTATAACTTGTCTTACAAGAAAACTGTAACgtctataatttatttattaaataaaatattattaaattataataactttaaataattcttttccCTCATAAAGTATAAAAGTAAAACAAGCTTAATAAACATATGTTACCAGATAATTAAAGACTAGACTAAGGTAATTGGGCAGAAGAAAAGATTTGTTACATCACAAAATTAAGTaacaataaatataacaatgaaATCAGCATGATCTGGTAACATTTGTCATATACACTGGAATAAAGATTCAAAACAACATTCAAAATAGTTACGTGCTTCTAAATAAGTATTAATTAAATGATTTGAATTTTTCCTAATGATATAGTAATGATGTAAAAGCTAATTTGAATTGTTTCTTTTTCCATAGTAATAACACATTTCAAAATGGGTCATTATAATAAGACCTTGCTATTCATTAAATACATACCTCTTTCACATTAAGAGGTAAAGTGACACGGCTGAAAcaaagagaaataaattatatttgtgttcaattaaataataagtaaaaAGATGACTACATATTTATGGGCAACGACCTTGAGTACACTTAAGTATGATATTAAGTACTATACACTAAGTATCGAAAACCAAACGATAGATAATAACGTATGACGAATGAATATCTTTTGAAACGTTACTCATCAGTTAAAATGATATTTTCATcacatattaaaattttgtcCGTATGGATGGCAAGGGATGAAAGTACATCCCTCTTTACCCCTCCAATCCCACCCGCCGTTAAAGATTAGTAACCATATCTCCAAGAATTGCTTTTAAATGTTCGACGACTACTTCCTTATCGCGCGATGTGTTAAATTAACAGCGAAAAATCTCGAAAAAGCTTACAATTCTTTGATGAGCATTTTAACAAGCAGAGCACATGGGCTTCAGTAATTTCAGTGCGACCACACAGAACCACCCTTGCTTCAGCAAATTCACTCGTGTTATCTCTCAACCCGCAGTCATACGCATACAACGGCGTCGACTTCTCAACCGACTGCCACACACTCGTATTACCGACCAGACACACTGCTACAGCCACTAAAGAGCACACATACTTGCGCACACGAGTGCATTGAATTTCCCCACTCTTATCTCACAGACACTTTGCAAATGACGTCATGCTTACATGCACCTTAGTTCGCATGCGCATTTATCACCTATCAGTTTACAATAATTTTATCTGGGGATTTTGTatagaaatatgcaaataaaaatatggaaacAATTACTagatatatcatttattaatttattacctattattagtgaatcatatatttaatttacagTTCCTGTTTGATtcaatttagaatatatttaaatacattatgaacatatatatgtatgtatatatgaatgaaatttgaaattaaaaagctACAAAATTCACCATGACTTtcatgaaaattgaaaataaaggaATACAGGATATATAAATAggacattatatttaaattgaataaacATTCAATTAAGGATTATAATTTACAGTTTATAGCttctaatataataattaagttaTGCAGTAGGATTAATTACATAATGACATAATAATAGATATTGGAATAAGGTAACGTATCGTGAATTTTAATATCGCATGTATTACAAAAcacaatatattataatttttaacagCATAATTCGTATCAATGAACAAGTTGTACAACCATTATAAATATTGTTTGCtgaataaattgttaaaaataaaaaatatatttctatatataaaaagatatttctatatgattaatatattaaaattttataagtagataattttttcttatatacgtcttaaaaataaaagagcTTTTTTGATTGGTTGATTTTTATCTGGATATTAAGGGACATTTTTACAGAAATTGTTAAAAGATATAATCATTAACTTTGAAAGTTACAacttaatttttcattaagaatatatttataaatctatACGATATAGGTTATGCAATAATCGAATCTATGACACATAAGTTTCAAAATTTCTCTATGCAAGTATTTATAACTGTATAACAAATTAAAaggttattttatatattcagttttcaaaataatattagATTGCGCGTACATGCAAATTTCGCATCAAAAGtaagttttatatatttgtattaaatgTTGTTTCATAATGACATATTTGGTTATAAAATGTATATTGTGCATAGATGTTACATATCATGTAACATTCGTTGGCTCATTTTAGAATCGACTGTAATCGACGAGTCCGATTGATCGATATGGTTTGGTGTGTGTGACGAAATGTACTTGGATGACAGCGCGTATACTGACGCGCCTAAGAATATTTGGTTTAGGGTAAATGAAAAGATGGAATAGTCGTTTGAAAGTTAGAAGAGGGATTGAGTAACATGTACGCATATTTTTTCGCGAGGTGTGCTCATTGGTGGACTATTATAATTATCAATCGAGTTTCGTTGTTACATGTTATATAGAAGATAAGTACGTCAAATGTATGGTGGCTTGTGAGTGCAAAGAAGACGAAACGCGTGGGAAGATTAGAAAAGCTGGAGAAGCTACGTTTCGAAAAAGCGGACATATAACCAAACaaattgaagaaaaagaaagactgAAAGTAAGCGTTTCAAGATTCAAATCAGAATGGACGAATGTATGCTGAATGATTTGTTAGAATGCTCGGTATGTCTCGAGCGATTAGATACATCGAGCAAAGTACTTCCCTGTCAACATACCTTTTGCAAGAAATGTTTAGAAGAGATAGTTAGCACTCACCGCGAATTACGCTGCCCTGAATGTCGCATTTTGGTTGATGCTAAAGTGGATGACCTTCCTCCTAATGTATTGCTAATGCGTATTTTAGAAGGAATGCGAAATGCAGCTCCTAAATCTACGAAATCTATAACTAAAAGCAACGCAGGACCTCAAAGACTGTTTGGTGGTCACCAAGTTACTTCGACTCCTATTGTAACTACTAGTCCTACTCCTGTTGCATTCACAAATGAACCAGTTCGGCATGGTAATGCAACGGCAAAACAAGTTCAATTACACAATCAAACATATGGCCGAGCAATCTATGATTATGTGTCCAAAGTTCCAGGGTAAGTTTATAATCTCCTTGAAAATCAAGTTAGTATTTATTCAAACAgtattttattaattgtttCATATTTTAGAGACTTATCATTTAAAAAAGGTGACATTGTTATCCTTCGTAagaaaattgataataattgGTGTTTTGGAGAGAGTGCTAGTAGTCATGGAGTTTTTCCTTTATCTTATGTTCaggtatattaaaatatattttatagtttaatataaagatgtaaaaagtatttagtatttaatgtaatgttttatttatataggTAATCACACCATTGACACCAGATGTTCCTCAGTGCAAAGCTTTGTATGATTTTAGAATGACTAATGATGATGAAGATGGCTGTCTTACATTTAATAAGGTATGTGAATatctatatatttaatattcaataataatttaatattaaattttttatttttattttgtaacaagtattgtaaaaataacataaataatatttttaaatgactTTACAGGGTGAAATTATTAGTGTTATTAGAAGAGTTGATGAAAATTGGGCAGAAGGAAAACTTTTGGATAGAATTGGCATCTTCCCATTGGCTTTTGTAGAACTAAATAGTGTGGCAAGAGCTTTAATGAAACTATCAACGAagtaatttttatgattttgtcCTTAAAAATAAAGTTTAAGTATAGAAATTAGAATCAATAATTAAATAGTGATATTGGTATTATGCGTGATTGATTGAATATGATAATGTTTTCTTTAAATAGTGCACAACCAGGTCCATCAAGAGTAGCACCTCCTACTCCCACTAATGAAGAAACCACACTCTTAATACCGACTGATCATTCGCGTAATTTACAAACAAGTCAACCTCGACCTCAACTTGTACAGGTATTATAAgtagaattaatttaatttattattatattattatataccattacatacaataaatttatattaatttttgaaCATTTCAAAATGCCAAAAATATCTTTAACAAAGCTTACCAATTTCTTACATTTTATCAACAGAATACAGTTTTACCAGTTTCTGACTCCATTTCAAATGTATCATCAGGAGGTAGTTCTTCAACTACTACTCCAAACACCCCTAATAGTTCAACTACATCTAGTAGCTCTAGTACTGCTCCAAGTAGTCCCAGTAGCCCAGCAACATCTCCTCCTGCAGTTGGAAATAGACATAATGTTAAGCGTCACAGTTTCACTGCTGTTAACACTGGCCATCAAGCTCATCCACATCACAGACACAGTGCTGAAATACTTAGTCCTGCAGTAGACAATGCCATTGGCAGCAGTACTAACAATTGCAGTAATGATTCATTTTCTTCACTACAGgtaaaaaagtttatttaacagcaacatgattaaaaattttacaaaCTTTATGTTTATAacagtaaatttttattttcatttctcagACAAGTACCAGCATTGCAGATCATAATCTTCGTCATAGGCGAAGCGGTAGTAGTGATCTTGCTCTTGCACAGTCGTCACAGAGTTCGTCTGCCACAACCGGAAATACTCATTTACCAGCTGCATACATAGCTCTGTATCCATATAAACCGCAGAAAGCGGATGAACTTGAATTACGAAAAGGTGGTGTTTATATGGTAACAGAACGATGTCAAGATGGATGGTTTAAAGGAACTTCTAATCGTACACAAAAGTGTGGAGTCTTTCCTGGAAATTATGTTACGCTTGCTAAGTATATGAAATACTTACAATAGAAATACACAATATAATTTCttgattttaaataattctattttcgtAGGTGTCAACGTGGCTTGTGTCGAGGTTCACCAAATACAGGACAGCATCAAAACTTTCCATCTTCAACGAGTCAAAATAATACCGAGTCACGGATAACTACTACTTATACCAAGAATAAAGGAGCTACTCCTCAACCTTATAATGCACGTACATTGTTACCACCAGAATTGCCACCACGTGCTATTAGTCCATCTTTTATGGTATCATCGTCTTGGCATGGGCAAAGCCAAACACAAAGTCAAGAAAACAGTCCGCCTCGATATAAGGAACAAAATTCAGCAAATCCTCTTGGACGTAGCCACAGTGCTGTTATGTCATCGAATATTTGTACGTAATGATTTTATAGAAAACATTATATTAGAATATACATGAGATTGCTTCTTGTTTTAGCATCTCCTGGAAAACAGGTTACTTTACCACAGTCATTAATGACTACAACTACAGTTACTGGTGTTAGCAACAGTGGAACTGTTGTTACTGGTGCCACTTCTTCCATAATGAATGAAGTAAACAAAAGCCCAAATAGTGTTCTACATGCAGTAGCTTCACCTTCTTCTACCGCATCTGTTTCTGTGCCTAAAAACACTGAAAAGGTATAAGCTTATCTTTCCATAATATATGATACTTGTTTTCTTATTATACAAACATAGACATATAAAtgaaacatacatatatattttcgaACTACAGCAGAAGGAAAAGAAGGATAAATGTGTTTCTTTAATGCGCCGGTtaacgaatattaaaaaatcaaaatcACCACCACCTACTACATATTCCATGGATAACCCTGTTTTTGAGGATGGCAATTCCATCAATCCAGTACATGTTCGGTAAGCTTTTTTTTATTGCAGTAACAGCAAGCCATGCTTTATATAAGTATGATAGCGTATttgaatatacaaatttaaggaaaataaaataatttttgcatAAAATAATGATTTGCATGTTCGTGGCGTAatgaacatatttttttaacagTTTGCATGCACTGTTATCCAAAATTGTTTATGTTTTTGTGTACAATGTAAAATGTAtgtaattatgtatatgtatttttgttATGTGTTGTATAATTGTTGAATTCACTGTATAATTGCaatgtttatacatatataggaaaaaaatagtaaattaattGTGCAAAATAGTTAAAACTCTTAGATTGTTTTTTTTACTGTTTACCATATTTTTTAACACAATATGAGCTGCACGTGTTGAATTATTTGTCTAATTCC
The Bombus vancouverensis nearcticus chromosome 6, iyBomVanc1_principal, whole genome shotgun sequence DNA segment above includes these coding regions:
- the vib gene encoding phosphatidylinositol transfer protein vib isoform X2; the protein is MLIKEFRVTLPLNVKEYQVAQLYSVAEASKNNTGGGEGIQVLKNEPFTNYPLLGGKYSSGQYTYKIYHLASKVPAFIRIMLPKNSLEIHEEAWNAYPYCKTVITNPGYMKEHFVIMIESFHIDDVGNQHNVHELPPDKLKIREVIHIDIANDPIASTDYKEDEDPTKFKSVKTGRGPLIGKDWKNNVQPVMTCYKLVTCEFKWFGLQSRVENFIQKAERRLFTNFHRQVFCWIDRWYGLTMEDIRAIEESTKEELDRQRDQGEVRGMRADD
- the vib gene encoding phosphatidylinositol transfer protein vib isoform X1, whose translation is MRHSGQRNSRRVTLPLNVKEYQVAQLYSVAEASKNNTGGGEGIQVLKNEPFTNYPLLGGKYSSGQYTYKIYHLASKVPAFIRIMLPKNSLEIHEEAWNAYPYCKTVITNPGYMKEHFVIMIESFHIDDVGNQHNVHELPPDKLKIREVIHIDIANDPIASTDYKEDEDPTKFKSVKTGRGPLIGKDWKNNVQPVMTCYKLVTCEFKWFGLQSRVENFIQKAERRLFTNFHRQVFCWIDRWYGLTMEDIRAIEESTKEELDRQRDQGEVRGMRADD
- the Arc42 gene encoding activator-recruited cofactor subunit 42 produces the protein MYKIRLLVAQNITTIYNNITRNIASLSMLSETHQMLHKTCRDFAEGELKPLAGEIDKKHLYPKEQIKKMGELGLMSITVPENVGGTGLDYLAYVIAMEEISRACASTGVIMSVHNSLYLGPIEKFGSKNQKEKYITPFTNGNKIGCFALSEPGNGSDAGAASTTAKLNGSNYIINGTKSWITNAYESDAIILFATTDKSKKHKGISTFIIDKLTKGLSVGKKEDKLGIHGSSTCSLIFEDCNLPKENILGEPGMGFKIAMMTLDAGRIGIAAQALGIAQASLDCAVEYAAKRQAFGNSIIKLQIIQQKIADMALKLESSRLLTWRAAALKDNNKPYTKEAAMAKLSASETSTFCTHQCIQILGGMGYVTDMPAERHYRDARITEIYEGTSEIQRLVIAANIIKEYNLN